The DNA sequence GCCCCCGAGCCCCTGGGCATCGGCGACCGGCTCTTCCCCGAGCTGGGCAACCCCGGATACGACGTGCTCGCGTACGACATCGCCTTCGCGTACCACGGCAGCAACACCGAGCCCCTGGACACGGTCACGAAGATCAGGGCCCGCACCACCGCCCCGCTGGACCGGATCAACCTCGACTTCGCCCGCGGCGCCGTCCACGGGGTCGAGGTCAACGGACTGGCCGCCGACTTCGGCACCGCACACGAGGACCTGGTCGTCCAGTCCCCCCACCGCCTCCCCGCGGGCGTACCGCTGAACATCACCGTCCGGCACACCAGCGACCCGAGCGGATCCGCGGCCGACGGCGGCTGGGTCCGTACCGCCGACGGCCTCGCCATGGCCAACCAGGCCGACGCCGCCCACCGCGTCTTCCCCGGCAACGACCACCCCTCCGACAAGGCTTACTTCACCTTCCGGATCACCGCCCCCGAGAAGCTGACGGCGGTCGCGGCCGGCCTGCCCGCGGGGAAGACCCGGCGCGGGGCCACGACCACCTGGACCTACCGCACCGAGCACCCCATGGCGACCGAGCTGGCCCAGGTCTCCATCGGCAGCTCCGCCGTGCTGCACCGCACCGGCCCGCACGGACTGCCGGTGCGCGACGTTGTCCCGGCCGCCGACCGCGAGAAGCTGGAGCCCTGGCTGAAGAAGACCCCGTCCCAGCTGGCCTGGATGGAGGAACAGGTCGGCCGCTACCCCTTCGAGACGTACGGTGTGCTCGTCGCCGACAGCCCCATCGGCTTCGCCCTGGAGACCCAGACGCTGTCGCTCTTCGGGAAGTCCTTCTTCACGGAGCCCGGCTACCCGGAGTGGTACGTCGACTCGGTGATGATCCACGAGCTGGCCCACCAGTGGTTCGGCAACAGCGTCTCGCCCGCGAGCTGGTCCGATCTGTGGCTCAACGAAGGCCACGCCAGCTGGTACGAGGCCCGGTACGCCGAGGAGAGGGGCGGCGGGACCCTGGAGCGGCGGATGCGTGAGGCGTACAGGCTCTCCGACGGCTGGCGCGCGGACGGCGGCCCTCCGGCGCATCCGGACGGCCCCGCCCCGGGGCAGAAGCTGAGCCTGTTCCGGCCGGTCATGTACGACGGCAGCGCGCTGGTGCTCTACGCCCTGAACCAGGAGATCGGCGAGGCCGCCTTCGACCGGCTGGAGCGCGCCTGGGTCCGGGTGCACCGGGACTCCACGGCGACCACGGCGGACTTCACGCGCCTGGCGTCCGGCATCGCGGGACGGGACCTGACCGCCTTCTTCGACGGCTGGCTCTACGGCGAGAAGACCCCGCCGATGCCCGGCCACCCCGACTGGAGCAGCGCGAAACCCGCGTGACGGGCCCGGCGGGGCCGTGCCACTATCGACGCGTCGGCGCGGCGGACCGCACCGGAGTTCCCCGCAGGGAATCATCCGGGAAGATCACACGTTGTGACTGACGTAAAGACT is a window from the Streptomyces sp. MMBL 11-1 genome containing:
- a CDS encoding M1 family metallopeptidase is translated as MPLLTRRLRAALLATASATLVAAGLPAPEPLGIGDRLFPELGNPGYDVLAYDIAFAYHGSNTEPLDTVTKIRARTTAPLDRINLDFARGAVHGVEVNGLAADFGTAHEDLVVQSPHRLPAGVPLNITVRHTSDPSGSAADGGWVRTADGLAMANQADAAHRVFPGNDHPSDKAYFTFRITAPEKLTAVAAGLPAGKTRRGATTTWTYRTEHPMATELAQVSIGSSAVLHRTGPHGLPVRDVVPAADREKLEPWLKKTPSQLAWMEEQVGRYPFETYGVLVADSPIGFALETQTLSLFGKSFFTEPGYPEWYVDSVMIHELAHQWFGNSVSPASWSDLWLNEGHASWYEARYAEERGGGTLERRMREAYRLSDGWRADGGPPAHPDGPAPGQKLSLFRPVMYDGSALVLYALNQEIGEAAFDRLERAWVRVHRDSTATTADFTRLASGIAGRDLTAFFDGWLYGEKTPPMPGHPDWSSAKPA